The nucleotide window GGAAAAGACTCTTGCTAAATATGGTATAACTAAAATTGCTAAGATAACAACATTGAAGCTCTGGGGTAGTGGCAATCCATATCGAGAGTTTTTGCATGTAGATGATATGGCAGATGCATGTATTTATGTCATGAATAAAGTTGATTTTACCGATCTTATCAAAGGTAAGAGCGAAATTAGAAATACTCACATCAATATTGGAACTGGTGAGGATTTAACAATTAGGGAATTGGCATATTTAATCAAGGAACAAATCCAGTTTAATGGACAGATAGAATTTGATGCAACTAAACCAGACGGAACTTATCGTAAACTACAAGATGTAAGTAAACTGCATCAACTTGGTTGGCGGCATAAGATCAAGCTTTCAAGTGGAGTAAAAGAATTAAGTGACTGGTATTTAAATAATAACCTTGTTAGCAGCAAAAATGACCAATTTTAGAAAATATGCAAGTAGTGCTGTTTTTCGAAATTTTGTTTATCTAAATCTGACACAGGTAATAAATTATATTTTTCCATTCGTAACCTTTCCTTATGTATCAAGGATTTTTTCCCAAGATAATTATGGTTTAATCATTACTGCTACAGCATTTGCCAGTTATCTTGGTTTATTTACCGATTTTGGTTTTAATCTTTCAGCAACTCGCGACATTGCAAAAGAAGCAAAAGAAAATCCACTAGCAATTAATCGGATTTTTAATAGTGTAATAACTGCTAAAATTGTTTTATATTTTGTTTTTTTAATTCCGTTATGTGGCTTTATTTTTATTTCGGATAAATACAGCAGGCATGCTTCAATTTTTATGTGGTATTTTGCTGGGGTTTTCGGTAATTTATTATTTCCTACTTGGTATTTTCAGGCCACCAATAATATGCAGAATATTGCCAAATTTAATTTGCTAAGTAGAGTTCTTGGTGTATTATTATTATTCTTGATTGTACGGAATAATGATGATCTTCTAAATTTTGCTATAATGAATGCTGTTATTTCATTAATAATAGGGGTACTGGCTATCTATATTGTTATCAGCAAATATCATATTCATCTTAAATTGTCATTTAAGTTCACAGCCTTACTGGTTACCATTAAGGAGGGCTTTGCAAGTTTTACCGCAGTACTACTGATTAGTTTTTATACCACATTTAACTCTCTTCTACTAAGTTGGTTTTGTGGTTATAAAGATGTTGCTATTTATGGTGTTGCAGATAAAATTATTGGTATAGTGTTAACAGTACAAGGGGCGTTAATTCAGGCAGTTTACCCGTCGATAACAGCCGAAGAACAAGGTTCAATTATCAAGCATAAAACATTGAAGTTATTCCGGTATAATATTTTCTTAGGGGTTATGATTTGTGTGTTCCTTAATTTATTTGCACCTTTAATAATTCATATCTTTACCGGACATAAATATGATCTTTCTATCCCTGTCTTGCGCATTTTATCGTTAGTCCCTATAATTATGGCTTTCTCGTCAGCATTGTCAACATACTGCTTTGCGTTAAAGAAAGAGCGATATCAGGTATATGCTTATATTATAGGTGTCATTTACTGTATTATGGCTAATTTAATTCTTATTAAAAATTATACTTATTTTGCGGTGAGCTATAACTATCTATTGTGTGAGATTATAAGCTTATTTGCTCTATATTTATTCATAAAAAATATAAAGTCAAGGTAATATGACTATGAAAGATTCAATTGCGATAATTTATAAACTTTATAAATTACAAACAAAAGAGCTCTTCAAGCAGTTGGCTAAACTTTTTCTGTTCTACAAAGAAAAGAAAGTATTTTTGGCAAATAGCAATCAAAAACGCTTTGAGCTTGGTCAAGACTATCCATGTTTACTTGATCGCACAAAAACAACGGGTTTTGATCCACATTACTTATATCATGTGGCTTGGGCATGTCGAAAGATTGTCGCAATTAACCCATCGAAGCATATTGATATTTCTTCGTCATTAAATTTTTGTGCAAATGTTTCAGCAATTGTGCCTACAGAATTTTATGATTTTAGACCAGCAGATATATGTCTTGACGGTCTAGTGTGTAAATCAGCCAATATTTTAGACTTGCCACATGAAGATAATAGTGTAGAATCATTATCATGTATGCATGTTGTTGAACATATTGGTCTTGGGCGTTATGGTGATAGTATAGACT belongs to Aquella oligotrophica and includes:
- a CDS encoding flippase, encoding MTNFRKYASSAVFRNFVYLNLTQVINYIFPFVTFPYVSRIFSQDNYGLIITATAFASYLGLFTDFGFNLSATRDIAKEAKENPLAINRIFNSVITAKIVLYFVFLIPLCGFIFISDKYSRHASIFMWYFAGVFGNLLFPTWYFQATNNMQNIAKFNLLSRVLGVLLLFLIVRNNDDLLNFAIMNAVISLIIGVLAIYIVISKYHIHLKLSFKFTALLVTIKEGFASFTAVLLISFYTTFNSLLLSWFCGYKDVAIYGVADKIIGIVLTVQGALIQAVYPSITAEEQGSIIKHKTLKLFRYNIFLGVMICVFLNLFAPLIIHIFTGHKYDLSIPVLRILSLVPIIMAFSSALSTYCFALKKERYQVYAYIIGVIYCIMANLILIKNYTYFAVSYNYLLCEIISLFALYLFIKNIKSR
- a CDS encoding DUF268 domain-containing protein; the protein is MKDSIAIIYKLYKLQTKELFKQLAKLFLFYKEKKVFLANSNQKRFELGQDYPCLLDRTKTTGFDPHYLYHVAWACRKIVAINPSKHIDISSSLNFCANVSAIVPTEFYDFRPADICLDGLVCKSANILDLPHEDNSVESLSCMHVVEHIGLGRYGDSIDYNGDLKAIRELKRVLRADGSLIFVVPISATPEIEFNAHRKYSFEQVMDLFAEFKLIEHALVTDEHQFVINPEPQLYQAQHYGCGCFWFKKR